CATGATAAGCCGTCATTAGGTATAAGAAGAAGAACAAACAGTAGCAGGACTTTATCGAGTGGCGATACGGCATGGATGTGGGGAGAAATAATGAAACAGATACATGCCAAATTACCTGTTAAGGATTTTGATAAACCTGACGGAATAGTTAAAGCTACAGTATGCAGAGATTCAGGATTGCTTCCGACAGATTTATGCGGCCAGGATCCAAGAGGGTCGAGGCTCATTACTGATATGTTTGTTCAGGGAACTGTCCCAACTGAAAAATGCAATGTACATGTAAAAGTTCCGATCAATATCGTGACAGGAAAATTAGCGAATAAATTTACACCGCTGGAATTTATTAAAGAAATGGTGTTTATAAAAAGGCCGTATACCGTGGACAGCAGTGTTGGAGACTTTAAGTACCAGGTACCGACGGAGACAGATAATTATACAGCTCCGCCGCAGCAGCCAGGAGAACAAAATAACGGTGGGCAAACGCCGACACAATAATTTATAATAATTCTATATGTTGAATAGATAATCAAGTATTGGGGAACACGCATCAAATAAATGTTTTGTGCGTGTTCTCTATATTTTTAATATTATATTCCATCATGCCTTTTAATTATCTCCTGCATAGCCATAGTTATAACAGGTGCACCTATTATCAGGCTATCGCGTCCATCCATTTTTCCGGGATCTCCTATTCCAACGATGATTGGCACATGGATATCATTTAATATATCGACTGTATCTCCCTTTATTATCTTGTCCTTCTTGATGTCTCCATTTTTTCTGACAGCTTTTTTTGTTAAATTCCCGTACTTATCTATCGAGCAATTTACTTTTATACCCTTTACATCCTTTGTATTCGACGCTACCGCGATCACTCCGAGAAGTTCAATTTCATGGCTTTTGATGATATAACCCATAGCCTCCTCGCCCTTGCCCTTACCTGTATTCCCCCTATCATCCACCATGACAACGACAGGGTCATATCTGGCACGCTTTATAAGTTCTATAATGTCAGATCCGTTTAAAGGTGTTGGGTTGCCTGCAGACATCGAGATACACCGGCCTCCTATACGCCGTGAAGCTTCTTCAACAGCTTCTTTTGCAATTAAATCGCCATCTGTAACAATTATCACTCTTTTTTTCATAATGTATCTCCATTAGCTTTTTGTTTTGGGCGAGAATATGATCGAGATAATGTAGCCAAATGCTACAGCGGCAGCAATACCGCCGGCAGTACCTTTTACTCCTCCGGTAAATATACCGAAAAATCCCTTCTCCGAAACTTCCTTCATTACCCCTTTTGCCAGCGAGTATCCAAATCCGGGAAGCGGCACAGTAGCACCTGCTCTGCCTAACTTTACAATGGGTTCATATATGCCAAGCGCAGTCAAAATTACGCCGGCGGTTACAAATATAACAAGTATCCTCGCCGATGTCAGCTTTGTTTTATCCAGCAATATCTGTCCTATAACGCATATTGCCCCCCCAACTATAAACGACCATAAATATCCGCTCATATTTTACGCCCTCCCCTCGATTGTCACGGCGTGAGCAATGGATGGTATCGACTCCCCCTGTTGTGAACTCGTGGTGCTTAAAAGCGCGCCCGTCGATACTAAAAGCATCCTTTTTAATTTACCGCTTTTGAGCAGTTTATAAAAATAACCGCAGAATACTGATGCCGAGCACCCGCACCCGCTTCCCCCCGCGTGAACATCCTGCTTTTTTAAATCATATATCAAAACACCGCAATCTGTATATATTTTTGCAATATTGAGCCCTTGTTTTTTCATCAATTCATCTGCTAATTCCTTGCCAAGAGACCCTAAATCTCCTGTAGCAATAAGATCGTAGTCCTCCACCCTAAAACCCGTATCCTTAAAATGTTGACATATCGTATCCGCAGCTGCGGGGGCCATGGCAGCACCCATGTTATTGGCATCCTTTATGCCCATGTCTATTACTTTTCCCGTCGTAACATATGTCACGATGGGACCTTCTCCACTGCTGCTTAATATCGCAGCTCCGGCGCCCGTAACTGTCCACTGCGCGGCAGGAGGCCTTTGTGTCCCAAGTTCGAGGGGATACCTATATTGCCTCTCGGCACTGCTGAAATGGCTGGATGTAGCACAAA
The window above is part of the Clostridiales bacterium genome. Proteins encoded here:
- the spoVAD gene encoding stage V sporulation protein AD, yielding MAIKKIGKQTIKLDRPPAIVETAAIVGPKEGQGPLSKHFDVVLEDDLCGEKSYEKAECKMVKDTAYMVIDKSKLKKEKIDYMLSGDLLNQIITSSFAARELAIPFFGLYGACSTMTESLSLGSMLIDGGFADNILCATSSHFSSAERQYRYPLELGTQRPPAAQWTVTGAGAAILSSSGEGPIVTYVTTGKVIDMGIKDANNMGAAMAPAAADTICQHFKDTGFRVEDYDLIATGDLGSLGKELADELMKKQGLNIAKIYTDCGVLIYDLKKQDVHAGGSGCGCSASVFCGYFYKLLKSGKLKRMLLVSTGALLSTTSSQQGESIPSIAHAVTIEGRA
- the spoVAE gene encoding stage V sporulation protein AE encodes the protein MSGYLWSFIVGGAICVIGQILLDKTKLTSARILVIFVTAGVILTALGIYEPIVKLGRAGATVPLPGFGYSLAKGVMKEVSEKGFFGIFTGGVKGTAGGIAAAVAFGYIISIIFSPKTKS
- a CDS encoding stage V sporulation protein AE; amino-acid sequence: MKKRVIIVTDGDLIAKEAVEEASRRIGGRCISMSAGNPTPLNGSDIIELIKRARYDPVVVMVDDRGNTGKGKGEEAMGYIIKSHEIELLGVIAVASNTKDVKGIKVNCSIDKYGNLTKKAVRKNGDIKKDKIIKGDTVDILNDIHVPIIVGIGDPGKMDGRDSLIIGAPVITMAMQEIIKRHDGI